The following proteins are encoded in a genomic region of Penaeus chinensis breed Huanghai No. 1 chromosome 10, ASM1920278v2, whole genome shotgun sequence:
- the LOC125030021 gene encoding fasciclin-2-like isoform X3 (The sequence of the model RefSeq protein was modified relative to this genomic sequence to represent the inferred CDS: added 46 bases not found in genome assembly) — protein MTGLRVALFALALLHVSVAQEPSLLVLPANILKPLGDKAYVSCSAVVDNPELVTEMRWSGPNGQEIPNAEGTLDGRIIALESIEGSGKLDLMIQNLREEDSGEYECTAVYAGNQKLSVKLMVDFFVDIDFGDTPVVQTPIINEEAKIRCNPISKPPPQVDWLKDLVPLKNDENHIIQQDGVLIKKVTEADEGTYKCRARVPELGSIDSRDIQVEVHIPPSIDKRPVDEKGVEKASVTFECGATGKPAPTYSWVNKDNTPLEGEEGYYVDTEKGILTIMDLRPDHSGRYRCTAENPAGADTADATLQVLTKPKVEQYLNVTQEVDSDLEMRCISTGDPLPKIIFQKFSNEHPFVDGINTDDRIEVVQTEDDQGRRVGILKIRGVVRADDGLYTCTATSEGGETQVWGHITVEFMPTFEDQVRDVEWSWQQQQVNLTCIATAIPNATIQWYLRNAEIDAADPNLEVLSYGPVGVLRVTPVRNEYYGDYTCEATNRLGMKEFDIKLKEAHVPGPVASAKVQKKTATTITWNIVGPVDDGGLPVLGYLVEYRMKDLPWDNAESHYWTKDQTYTLDKLQPLQTYVFRFSARSEVGEGEWSGEKEEQMPHISVPEEPLIFDVEEGVTAIPYPNKFTLRWQPPLDNGEPIDLFQIMYYQVQNASGQWESIGTKNAEEVEYPATVYTITGLRSSTFYKIELRAHNSIGFSTPAEAVIKTAHDPSAPPGNDEAAASTASPGVGLIAGIVVIAVLVIVVIVDLTCYCTNNAGLTAAVLGKRGDKDKDKEAMLEDGKNARRDSNRKSKVQVNEVDVRTLNAQDQRQRKQQAHNQHNPVPINMQFMGQSGEYERSQNVHARNPQIVKAIMKSNSQNQSAYGPSGRPCSMAIALENPVFRTGSSMKSSSSTPILDHGTSSDSIYDVPFLAQHSRPPVHSPETPKPRPPLPARNPNTRMTLGGQSQSHDRLLNHIQESSTDTFYEDHPSYFGGSGTSYNMSASREPLNQAPRPPYNMSASREQRNQAPRPPYNMSVSREALNQAPRPPYNMSASREALNQAPRPPYNMSASREALNQAPRPPYNMSASREALNQAPRPPYNMSASREALNQAPRPPYNMSASREALNQAPRPPYNMSASREALNQAPRPPYNMSASREALNQAPRPPYNMSASREALNQAPRPPYNMSASREALNQAPRPPYNMSASREALNQAPRPPYNMSLWNGTGSPMLSSNSSQSGIYETINSPRRSPSQSSLSTLYQPIQSPHYDAKPKTAFEVAPYDDPVSPSSARRPVAGRGVQPKPMSRLPGQPSGHTISPDASAPQNHVPPAFRPSVPPPAPPPSTENKEDKKPLKTVTTLLFRERPQPQNHSQSMDNLDAAHYPSQQDSQSSTTYSPQSMTSARSLGSLLSTDSSQRSYKQPTII, from the exons GATCATCGCCCTGGAGAGCATCGAGGGCTCCGGGAAGCTCGACCTCATGATCCAGAACCTGCGGGAGGAGGACTCGGGCGAGTACGAGTGCACCGCTGTCTACGCCGGCAACCAGAAGCTGTCGGTGAAGCTCATGGTGGACTTCTTCG TGGACATCGACTTCGGCGACACGCCCGTCGTCCAGACGCCCATCATCAACGAGGAGGCCAAGATCCGCTGCAACCCCATATCCAAGCCGCCGCCGCAGGTGGACTGGCTCAAGGACCTGGTGCCTCTCAAGAATG ATGAGAATCACATCATCCAGCAAGACGGTGTACTGATCAAGAAGGTGACCGAGGCCGACGAGGGCACGTACAAGTGCCGTGCGCGAGTGCCCGAACTCGGCTCCATCGACTCCCGAGACATCCAGGTGGAGGTGCACATCCCCCCCTCCATCGACAAGCGCCCTGTTGACGAGAAGGGCGTGGAGAAGGCGTCCGTGACCTTCGAGTGCGGAGCCACCGGCAAGCCCGCGCCCACCTACTCGTGGGTCAACAAGGACAACACTCCCCTCGAGGGCGAGGAAGGCTACTACGTGGACACCGAGAAGGGCATCCTCACCATCATGGACCTCCGGCCGGACCACTCCGGGAGGTACCGCTGCACCGCCGAGAACCCCGCAGGCGCCGACACGGCTGACGCCACGTTGCAGGTCCTCACGAAGCCCAAAGTGGAGCAATACCTTAACGTCACCCAGGAAGTCGACAGCGATCTGGAGATGCGCTGCATTTCCACCGGCGACCCCTTGCCCAAGATCATTTTTCAGAAGTTCTCCAATGAGCACCCGTTCGTAGATGGTATTAACACCGACGACAGAATTGAGGTCGTGCAGACGGAAGACGACCAGGGCCGCCGCGTTGGCAT CCTCAAGATTCGTGGAGTAGTGCGCGCTGATGATGGACTTTACACATGCACTGCTACCTCAGAAGGTGGAGAAACACAAGTGTGGGGCCATATCACTGTCGAGTTCATGCCTACCTTTGAAGATCAGGTCAGGGATGTTGAATGGTCATGGCAGCAGCAACAAGTCAATCTGACGTGTATTGCCACAGCTATTCCTAATGCTACAA TTCAGTGGTATCTGCGTAATGCTGAAATCGACGCAGCAGACCCTAATTTGGAAGTCCTCTCCTATGGTCCTGTGGGAGTTCTGAGGGTCACTCCAGTCAGAAACGAATACTATGGCGATTATACTTGTGAGGCCACAAACCGACTGGGAATGAAGGAATTTGACATTAAACTGAAGGAAGCCCATGTGCCTGGACCAGTAGCCAGTGCCAAG GTTCAGAAAAAGACAGCAACAACCATTACTTGGAACATTGTGGGACCAGTTGATGATGGTGGCCTACCTGTCTTGGGTTACCTTGTGGAGTATCGTATGAAGGACCTTCCATGGGACAATGCAGAGTCTCATTATTGGACTAAAG ATCAGACCTACACACTGGATAAACTGCAGCCACTTCAGACCTACGTGTTCCGTTTTTCTGCAAGAAGTGAGGTTGGCGAAGGAGAATGGAGTGGTGAGAAG GAAGAACAAATGCCACACATCTCAGTTCCCGAAGAGCCTCTAATCTTTGATGTTGAAGAGGGTGTGACAGCTATCCCCTACCCCAACAAGTTCACTCTTCGATGGCAACCACCTCTGGATAATGGTGAACCTATTGATTTATTCCAAATCATGTATTATCAG GTGCAAAATGCATCAGGTCAGTGGGAGAGCATTGGCACCAAAAATGCCGAGGAAGTAGAATACCCAGCTACAGTCTACACGATTACGGGTCTTCGAAGCAGCACTTTTTACAAGATTGAACTGCGAGCGCATAATAGTATTGGATTTTCTACCCCGGCCGAAGCAGTCATCAAGACTGCGCATG ATCCATCGGCGCCGCCAG GCAACGATGAGGCCGCGGCATCAACCGCCAGTCCGGGAGTGGGACTCATCGCTGGCATTGTCGTCATCGCCGTTCTCGTCATCGTTGTCATTGTTGACTTGACATGTTACTGTACCAATAATGCTGGTTTGACTGCGGCTGTCCTGGGTAAGCGCGGTGACaaggataaagacaaagaagCAATGCTTGAGGACGGAAAGAATGCCAG AAGGGACTCTAACAGAAAATCCAAAGTACAAGTGAATGAAGTGGATGTCAGGACACTTAATGCACAAGATCAAAGACAGCGAAAGCAACAAGCACACAACCAACATAATCCTGTTCCAATTAACATGCAATTCATGGGCCAAAGTGGGGAATATGAGAGAAGTCAAAATGTCCATGCCAGAAACCCTCAGATTGTGAAAGCCATAATGAAAAGCAATAGCCAGAACCAGAGTGCCTATGGACCAAGTGGTCGGCCTTGCAGTATGGCAATAGCACTTGAGAATCCTGTCTTCAGAACGGGTAGCTCGATGAAGAGTTCCAGTAGCACTCCAATTCTTGATCATGGAACTTCCAGTGACTCTATTTATGATGTTCCTTTCCTGGCACAACATTCACGTCCTCCAGTACATTCTCCAGAAACCCCTAAACCAAGACCTCCATTGCCAGCGAGGAATCCAAATACACGGATGACTTTAGGGGGACAATCTCAAAGTCATGACAGACTTCTTAATCATATACAAGAATCCTCTACAGATACGTTTTATGAAGACCATCCCTCCTATTTTGGAGGATCAGGCACTTCATACAACATGTCAGCAAGCAGAGAGCCACTAAATCAGGCACCTAGACCTCCCTACAACATGTCAGCGAGCAGAGAGCAACGAAATCAGGCACCAAGACCTCCCTACAACATGTCAGTGAGCAGAGAGGCACTGAATCAGGCACCAAGACCTCCCTACAACATGTCAGCAAGCAGAGAGGCACTGAATCAGGCACCAAGACCTCCCTACAACATGTCAGCAAGCAGAGAGGCACTGAATCAGGCACCAAGACCTCCCTACAACATGTCAGCAAGCAGAGAGGCACTGAATCAGGCACCAAGACCTCCCTACAACATGTCAGCAAGCAGAGAGGCACTAAATCAGGCACCAAGACCTCCCTACAACATGTCAGCAAGCAGAGAGGCACTGAATCAGGCACCAAGACCTCCCTACAACATGTCAGCAAGCAGAGAGGCACTGAATCAGGCACCAAGACCTCCCTACAACATGTCAGCAAGCAGAGAGGCACTGAATCAGGCACCAAGACCTCCCTACAACATGTCAGCAAGCAGAGAGGCACTGAATCAGGCACCAAGACCTCCCTACAACATGTCAGCAAGCAGAGAGGCACTGAATCAGGCACCAAGACCTCCCTACAACATGTCAGCAAGCAGAGAGGCACTAAATCAGGCACCAAGACCTCCCTACAACATGTCATTGTGGAATGGGACAGGAAGTCCAATGCTCTCAAGTAATTCCAGCCAGTCTGGTATATATGAGACAATAAATAGTCCTAGGAGATCCCCAAGTCAGAGCTCATTAAGTACTCTCTATCAACCAATTCAGAGTCCTCATTATGATGCAAAACCCAAAACTGCATTTGAAGTTGCACCTTATGATGATCCAGTGTCACCAAGTTCAGCAAGGAGACCTGTTGCTGGTAGAGGAGTTCAACCAAAACCTATGTCAAGGTTACCAGGACAACCATCAGGCCACACCATCAGCCCTGATGCTTCAGCACCACAAAATCATGTCCCACCAGCTTTCCGGCCCTCAGTACCACCACCAGCCCCACCACCTTCCactgaaaataaagaagacaagaaaCCTCTAAAAACGGTAACAACGCTACTCTTTCGTGAACGTCCTCAGCCGCAGAACCACAGTCAGAGCATGGATAATCTCGATGCTGCTCATTATCCTTCCCAACAAGACAGCCAGAGCTCGACAACATACAGTCCGCAGTCAATGACATCTGCAAGATCTCTTGGCAGCTTGTTAAGCACAGATTCCAGCCAACGGTCATACAAACAACCAACTATCATCTAA
- the LOC125030021 gene encoding fasciclin-2-like isoform X4 (The sequence of the model RefSeq protein was modified relative to this genomic sequence to represent the inferred CDS: added 46 bases not found in genome assembly) — translation MTGLRVALFALALLHVSVAQEPSLLVLPANILKPLGDKAYVSCSAVVDNPELVTEMRWSGPNGQEIPNAEGTLDGRIIALESIEGSGKLDLMIQNLREEDSGEYECTAVYAGNQKLSVKLMVDFFVDIDFGDTPVVQTPIINEEAKIRCNPISKPPPQVDWLKDLVPLKNDENHIIQQDGVLIKKVTEADEGTYKCRARVPELGSIDSRDIQVEVHIPPSIDKRPVDEKGVEKASVTFECGATGKPAPTYSWVNKDNTPLEGEEGYYVDTEKGILTIMDLRPDHSGRYRCTAENPAGADTADATLQVLTKPKVEQYLNVTQEVDSDLEMRCISTGDPLPKIIFQKFSNEHPFVDGINTDDRIEVVQTEDDQGRRVGILKIRGVVRADDGLYTCTATSEGGETQVWGHITVEFMPTFEDQVRDVEWSWQQQQVNLTCIATAIPNATIQWYLRNAEIDAADPNLEVLSYGPVGVLRVTPVRNEYYGDYTCEATNRLGMKEFDIKLKEAHVPGPVASAKVQKKTATTITWNIVGPVDDGGLPVLGYLVEYRMKDLPWDNAESHYWTKDQTYTLDKLQPLQTYVFRFSARSEVGEGEWSGEKEEQMPHISVPEEPLIFDVEEGVTAIPYPNKFTLRWQPPLDNGEPIDLFQIMYYQVQNASGQWESIGTKNAEEVEYPATVYTITGLRSSTFYKIELRAHNSIGFSTPAEAVIKTAHGNDEAAASTASPGVGLIAGIVVIAVLVIVVIVDLTCYCTNNAGLTAAVLGKRGDKDKDKEAMLEDGKNARRDSNRKSKVQVNEVDVRTLNAQDQRQRKQQAHNQHNPVPINMQFMGQSGEYERSQNVHARNPQIVKAIMKSNSQNQSAYGPSGRPCSMAIALENPVFRTGSSMKSSSSTPILDHGTSSDSIYDVPFLAQHSRPPVHSPETPKPRPPLPARNPNTRMTLGGQSQSHDRLLNHIQESSTDTFYEDHPSYFGGSGTSYNMSASREPLNQAPRPPYNMSASREQRNQAPRPPYNMSVSREALNQAPRPPYNMSASREALNQAPRPPYNMSASREALNQAPRPPYNMSASREALNQAPRPPYNMSASREALNQAPRPPYNMSASREALNQAPRPPYNMSASREALNQAPRPPYNMSASREALNQAPRPPYNMSASREALNQAPRPPYNMSASREALNQAPRPPYNMSASREALNQAPRPPYNMSLWNGTGSPMLSSNSSQSGIYETINSPRRSPSQSSLSTLYQPIQSPHYDAKPKTAFEVAPYDDPVSPSSARRPVAGRGVQPKPMSRLPGQPSGHTISPDASAPQNHVPPAFRPSVPPPAPPPSTENKEDKKPLKTVTTLLFRERPQPQNHSQSMDNLDAAHYPSQQDSQSSTTYSPQSMTSARSLGSLLSTDSSQRSYKQPTII, via the exons GATCATCGCCCTGGAGAGCATCGAGGGCTCCGGGAAGCTCGACCTCATGATCCAGAACCTGCGGGAGGAGGACTCGGGCGAGTACGAGTGCACCGCTGTCTACGCCGGCAACCAGAAGCTGTCGGTGAAGCTCATGGTGGACTTCTTCG TGGACATCGACTTCGGCGACACGCCCGTCGTCCAGACGCCCATCATCAACGAGGAGGCCAAGATCCGCTGCAACCCCATATCCAAGCCGCCGCCGCAGGTGGACTGGCTCAAGGACCTGGTGCCTCTCAAGAATG ATGAGAATCACATCATCCAGCAAGACGGTGTACTGATCAAGAAGGTGACCGAGGCCGACGAGGGCACGTACAAGTGCCGTGCGCGAGTGCCCGAACTCGGCTCCATCGACTCCCGAGACATCCAGGTGGAGGTGCACATCCCCCCCTCCATCGACAAGCGCCCTGTTGACGAGAAGGGCGTGGAGAAGGCGTCCGTGACCTTCGAGTGCGGAGCCACCGGCAAGCCCGCGCCCACCTACTCGTGGGTCAACAAGGACAACACTCCCCTCGAGGGCGAGGAAGGCTACTACGTGGACACCGAGAAGGGCATCCTCACCATCATGGACCTCCGGCCGGACCACTCCGGGAGGTACCGCTGCACCGCCGAGAACCCCGCAGGCGCCGACACGGCTGACGCCACGTTGCAGGTCCTCACGAAGCCCAAAGTGGAGCAATACCTTAACGTCACCCAGGAAGTCGACAGCGATCTGGAGATGCGCTGCATTTCCACCGGCGACCCCTTGCCCAAGATCATTTTTCAGAAGTTCTCCAATGAGCACCCGTTCGTAGATGGTATTAACACCGACGACAGAATTGAGGTCGTGCAGACGGAAGACGACCAGGGCCGCCGCGTTGGCAT CCTCAAGATTCGTGGAGTAGTGCGCGCTGATGATGGACTTTACACATGCACTGCTACCTCAGAAGGTGGAGAAACACAAGTGTGGGGCCATATCACTGTCGAGTTCATGCCTACCTTTGAAGATCAGGTCAGGGATGTTGAATGGTCATGGCAGCAGCAACAAGTCAATCTGACGTGTATTGCCACAGCTATTCCTAATGCTACAA TTCAGTGGTATCTGCGTAATGCTGAAATCGACGCAGCAGACCCTAATTTGGAAGTCCTCTCCTATGGTCCTGTGGGAGTTCTGAGGGTCACTCCAGTCAGAAACGAATACTATGGCGATTATACTTGTGAGGCCACAAACCGACTGGGAATGAAGGAATTTGACATTAAACTGAAGGAAGCCCATGTGCCTGGACCAGTAGCCAGTGCCAAG GTTCAGAAAAAGACAGCAACAACCATTACTTGGAACATTGTGGGACCAGTTGATGATGGTGGCCTACCTGTCTTGGGTTACCTTGTGGAGTATCGTATGAAGGACCTTCCATGGGACAATGCAGAGTCTCATTATTGGACTAAAG ATCAGACCTACACACTGGATAAACTGCAGCCACTTCAGACCTACGTGTTCCGTTTTTCTGCAAGAAGTGAGGTTGGCGAAGGAGAATGGAGTGGTGAGAAG GAAGAACAAATGCCACACATCTCAGTTCCCGAAGAGCCTCTAATCTTTGATGTTGAAGAGGGTGTGACAGCTATCCCCTACCCCAACAAGTTCACTCTTCGATGGCAACCACCTCTGGATAATGGTGAACCTATTGATTTATTCCAAATCATGTATTATCAG GTGCAAAATGCATCAGGTCAGTGGGAGAGCATTGGCACCAAAAATGCCGAGGAAGTAGAATACCCAGCTACAGTCTACACGATTACGGGTCTTCGAAGCAGCACTTTTTACAAGATTGAACTGCGAGCGCATAATAGTATTGGATTTTCTACCCCGGCCGAAGCAGTCATCAAGACTGCGCATG GCAACGATGAGGCCGCGGCATCAACCGCCAGTCCGGGAGTGGGACTCATCGCTGGCATTGTCGTCATCGCCGTTCTCGTCATCGTTGTCATTGTTGACTTGACATGTTACTGTACCAATAATGCTGGTTTGACTGCGGCTGTCCTGGGTAAGCGCGGTGACaaggataaagacaaagaagCAATGCTTGAGGACGGAAAGAATGCCAG AAGGGACTCTAACAGAAAATCCAAAGTACAAGTGAATGAAGTGGATGTCAGGACACTTAATGCACAAGATCAAAGACAGCGAAAGCAACAAGCACACAACCAACATAATCCTGTTCCAATTAACATGCAATTCATGGGCCAAAGTGGGGAATATGAGAGAAGTCAAAATGTCCATGCCAGAAACCCTCAGATTGTGAAAGCCATAATGAAAAGCAATAGCCAGAACCAGAGTGCCTATGGACCAAGTGGTCGGCCTTGCAGTATGGCAATAGCACTTGAGAATCCTGTCTTCAGAACGGGTAGCTCGATGAAGAGTTCCAGTAGCACTCCAATTCTTGATCATGGAACTTCCAGTGACTCTATTTATGATGTTCCTTTCCTGGCACAACATTCACGTCCTCCAGTACATTCTCCAGAAACCCCTAAACCAAGACCTCCATTGCCAGCGAGGAATCCAAATACACGGATGACTTTAGGGGGACAATCTCAAAGTCATGACAGACTTCTTAATCATATACAAGAATCCTCTACAGATACGTTTTATGAAGACCATCCCTCCTATTTTGGAGGATCAGGCACTTCATACAACATGTCAGCAAGCAGAGAGCCACTAAATCAGGCACCTAGACCTCCCTACAACATGTCAGCGAGCAGAGAGCAACGAAATCAGGCACCAAGACCTCCCTACAACATGTCAGTGAGCAGAGAGGCACTGAATCAGGCACCAAGACCTCCCTACAACATGTCAGCAAGCAGAGAGGCACTGAATCAGGCACCAAGACCTCCCTACAACATGTCAGCAAGCAGAGAGGCACTGAATCAGGCACCAAGACCTCCCTACAACATGTCAGCAAGCAGAGAGGCACTGAATCAGGCACCAAGACCTCCCTACAACATGTCAGCAAGCAGAGAGGCACTAAATCAGGCACCAAGACCTCCCTACAACATGTCAGCAAGCAGAGAGGCACTGAATCAGGCACCAAGACCTCCCTACAACATGTCAGCAAGCAGAGAGGCACTGAATCAGGCACCAAGACCTCCCTACAACATGTCAGCAAGCAGAGAGGCACTGAATCAGGCACCAAGACCTCCCTACAACATGTCAGCAAGCAGAGAGGCACTGAATCAGGCACCAAGACCTCCCTACAACATGTCAGCAAGCAGAGAGGCACTGAATCAGGCACCAAGACCTCCCTACAACATGTCAGCAAGCAGAGAGGCACTAAATCAGGCACCAAGACCTCCCTACAACATGTCATTGTGGAATGGGACAGGAAGTCCAATGCTCTCAAGTAATTCCAGCCAGTCTGGTATATATGAGACAATAAATAGTCCTAGGAGATCCCCAAGTCAGAGCTCATTAAGTACTCTCTATCAACCAATTCAGAGTCCTCATTATGATGCAAAACCCAAAACTGCATTTGAAGTTGCACCTTATGATGATCCAGTGTCACCAAGTTCAGCAAGGAGACCTGTTGCTGGTAGAGGAGTTCAACCAAAACCTATGTCAAGGTTACCAGGACAACCATCAGGCCACACCATCAGCCCTGATGCTTCAGCACCACAAAATCATGTCCCACCAGCTTTCCGGCCCTCAGTACCACCACCAGCCCCACCACCTTCCactgaaaataaagaagacaagaaaCCTCTAAAAACGGTAACAACGCTACTCTTTCGTGAACGTCCTCAGCCGCAGAACCACAGTCAGAGCATGGATAATCTCGATGCTGCTCATTATCCTTCCCAACAAGACAGCCAGAGCTCGACAACATACAGTCCGCAGTCAATGACATCTGCAAGATCTCTTGGCAGCTTGTTAAGCACAGATTCCAGCCAACGGTCATACAAACAACCAACTATCATCTAA